TGAAGTAAAAATTTTAAATATTTTCAAAATAATACTATACATTAAGTGATTATTATGCAATTTCCAACTACAAGAATGAGAAGACTTAGAAAAAACGCTAAAATTAGAAATATCGTTCGTGAAACTAAACTTGAAAAGGATGATTTGATTTACCCTATTTATTTCAAGGAAGAACTCGAAGGAGACCAAAAGGAAGAAATTTCATCTCTTCCTGGAGAGTACAGGTACTCTCTTGACAGTGGTGTCGAGTTTGCAAAGCAGCTTGAAGAAAAAGGTTTGAAATCAATTATTGTATTTGGAATTCCAAAAGAGGAAGATAAAGATGAGATTGCAACTCCTGACTATTCAGCAACAGGAATCGTTCAAAAGGCTGTCAGAAGGCTTAAAAAGGAAACAAACCTTGTAGTGATAACTGATGTCTGTCTGTGCCAATACACTTCACACGGACACTGCGGCATGATAGTTGAAAACGATGACACTGACGATGGAATTGAAATCTTAAACGACGAATCCCTTCCATACATTGCAAAGGTTGCACTGTCCCATGCGGAGGCAGGTGCCGATATTGTTGCACCTTCAGACATGATGGACGGAAGAGTTGGAGCAATAAGGCAGTGCCTGGATGAAAACGGATACACAAACGTCATGATAATGTCATACTCCGCCAAATACGCATCTGCTTTCTACGAGCCATTCAGGGTTGCAGCATGTTCTTCACCTCATGCGGGAGACAGGAAATCCTATCAGATGGATCCTGCCAATGCGGTTGAGGCAATCCGTGAATGTGAACTTGATGTCATTGAAGGATGTGACTTTTTAATGGTCAAACCGGCCTTGCCTTACCTTGATGTTGTCCGTATGGTTCGTGACGAGTTCATGTTGCCTTTGGTTGCATATAATGTAAGTGGTGAATATGCAATGCTTATGGCGGCCATTGAAAAAGGATTTTTGACTGAAAGGGCAATAACTGAATCATTGCTTTCAATAAAAAGAGCTGGAGCGGACTTAATAATCACTAACTTTGCACCATATCTGCTTTTAAATGATGTGATAGAATGAATCCAAACGAAATTGCAAAAATAGCACAAATAGCATCAGGATTGGAAGTGAGCGGTTATCCGAAACCTGGAAATGTTCATCGTACCCGTGACTATGATGATATGGAGTTTGAAGACTTCATCATCAGCGGTATTGTAATTGGTGATACCATCCGTGAGGCTTGCAGTGATGTTGACATAGAAAACCCTGAGCTTGGTAAATATATCCTTCAGGGTGTTGCAGAAACCGACAGGTGGATTAAAAACAACACCAACCTTGGTATTGTCATGATGACAACTCCTATTGCAGTTGCAGCGGCAATAAGTGACAGTTTTGATGACATACGTGAAAACGTTAAACTTCTAATGGCTAACACCTCAGTTGATGACGCATGCGATTTGTACGATGCAATCAACATTGCCGATGCAGGTGGAATGGGTGACCAGGACGAGTATGACGTTGCAAGCGACAATGCAAAACAGGAACTCCGGGAAAACAATCAGACAATGTATGATGTTTTGAAAATATCAGCCCCTTGGGATATGCTTGCACGTGAAATGACCTCTGACATGCCAGCCGTTTTTGAAATTGGCTATCCGACCTATCATGAATTGAGAGAGCAAAAGACCAAAAACGAGGCCTGCCTTTTAACATTCCTCACCATTTTGTCCCATGTGCCGGACACCCTTATTTCACGTAAATACGGCGATGATGAGGCACTTAAAATCTCAATGATGACAAGGGATCTTCTTAAGATGAAGGATGCTGATGACTTTATTGAGAGGGTTGGGGAATTTGATGAGTATCTTTTCAAAAACAAATACAATCCTGGAACCACTGCGGATTTGACTGCTGCATCAATTTTTGTCAGCTATCTGAAATCTAATTTTGATTAGATTTCATTTTTTTTAATTTTTTTTTTAACTAACATCCGTTAGTTTTATATAACTTTCAATTCAAAATATAACTAACAACTGTTAGTTTGATATTATGAACAACAAGGAAAAAATTTTCAATGTTTCAATTGATTTATTCTCACAGTTTGGTTATGATGGTGTATCCATAAGACAAATTGCTCGTGAAGTTGGAATCAAGGAAAGCTCAATATACAATCATTATAAGAGTAAGGAATCGATTTTAGATTCCATTCTTGAGTTTTACATTGCTCAAATGTTGTCTCAAGATATTCCCATTGAGGATACAAGTGCAAATCTGGATGTAGGTTTTGATTTTTTCTATCAGTCAGGCCTTGATGCTTTTGCAACACATCTCAAAGACGATAAGATGTCAAAGATAACAAGGATAATCCTGATTGAGTCCTATCACAACGAAAAGATCAATGCATTTCTCAAAAAGAGAATAATAGATGATGCAGTTGAGGGATGGGTCAAGCTATTTGACCTTATGAAGTTCAAGGAACTGATTCGTGAGGATGCTGACTCAAGGCAGCTTGCCGAGTCATTCTACAAGTACGGCATGTTCCTTTTGTATGAGCACTATATTGTCAATTATCCTGAGGATGACAATGAATTTGTAGAGAGACTGTGTGAAAAGTCAAAAAATCATATAGAATTGATATATAATTCCGTTAGGGGGTAAAATCATGGAAATCAGACTTGAAAATGAAAATGACTATCGGGAAGTTGAGGAACTTGTAAGGGACTCCTTTTGGAATGTGTATCGGCCTGGCGCTTTTGAGCATTACATTGTTCATCACCTGCGGGATGATGATAGTTTCATCAGGAGCTTGGCATACGTGGTTGAAACTGACAATAAAATCATTGGCCACATCAATTATTCGACAGGATTCATCGATTACGGGGGAGATAAAATCGATGCTGTGGTATTGGGTCCGGTTTCAGTTGATAAAAAACATCAAAATAATGGTGTTGGATCAAAACTGATCAGTTTCACATTAAGTCTTGCTGAAAGTAGAAAAATTCCTTTTGTTCTTGTGATAGGTGATGAAAATTATTATCACAGGTTCGGTTTTGAATCAGCGTCAAACTATGGCATATTCCTGGAAGGAACAGACACAAGTGATGAATGTCCTTTTTTCATGATTAATGTATTTGATGAAAGCGTCTTGAGGAATGATTTGGGAATTTTCCACAATCCTCAGGTGTTTGATGTGGATGAAAAGGAAGTGGATGAATTTGACAGGCAGTTTGAATTTAAGGAAAAGCTGGTCTTAGACACTCAGCTTAAGGAGTTATGATTATGAAATATGTTATTATAAACGGTTCACCAAGGCGTAAGAACACCTGGAAAATGGTCGAGCAGGCCAAAAAGAATTTGAATGGGGAGTTTGAGGAAATCCATTTGATGAAGGAAAAGATTCCATTGTGCAACGGATGTTTTAAATGCATCGTTGAAGGTGAGGAGAGATGCCCTCACAGGGACATCATTCAGCCGATTGTTGATAAGATGAAGGATGCCGACGGAATCATCATTGCATGTCCCGTTTATGCAATGAACGTCACCGCCCTTTTGAAGAATTTCCTGGACCACACTGCCTATTTCTATCACAGGCCGGAGTTTTTCACTAAAAAGGCATTGGTTGTTGTCTCAACTGCCGGTGCGGGCCAGAAGGATGTTGCCAAATACATTGACGAAACCTTGAGGCACTGGGGAGTCAACAAGGTCTACAAGATTACCTATGCCTGCGGAGGAAAGGATTCGCTTGATGTTAAAAACATTAATGAGGTCTCCCAAAAGTTCGCCCGTGATGTCGAGTCAGGAAAACTTCACAATCCGAAATTTGGAGATATCGTGTTTTTCAATGTATGGAAGGCAATGGCATTTTCCAAAGATCCAATTAAAGCGGATAGGGAATTCTGGTTCAATAATGATTTGGCTAGCCATGACTTTGCTCCTGAAGTCAAATTGAACATTGCTAAAAGGCTATTTTCAAAAGTGATGTTTTTCATCTTGAAAAGGGTGATGAAATAATTAAGATTATTATCATGGGGGATAAAATAGATACTATGACAAATACTTTTCAAAGAGTGGATGACTTATTTTCCCTTTGCGGTTTGAATTGCAGTTTATGTCCTTTAATCATACGGAAAAACTGTCCGGGCTGCCGTGCAGGAAGTCCATGTGCGGTAGTTTGTGAATTTGCACCGTGCAGTGTGGAACATGGTGATTTGACATACTGCTTTGAGTGTGAAGAGTATCCCTGCCCAAAATATGACGGTGTTGACGAGCATGACTCACTGATGTCTCACAGAAACCAAAAGACAGACATGATTAAGGCCAAAACAATGGGCATTGAAAAATACCATGAGGAGCAATTGGCCAAAAAGGAAATCCTGGACACTCTTTTGAGAGATTATGACAATGGCAGAAGGGATGTGTTTTTCTGTCTGGCAGTCAACCTCCTGGATATTGGTGATTTAAAGGTTATTCTTGAAAAGGCTGATGAATCAACACGTAAAATGGGATTGAATGATAAGTCAGATTATATGAAAGGATTATTGCTTGAATGTGGAGATAAAAAAGGAATTGAACTTAAATTGAGAAGGGATGGTTATTATGGCTGAAAAGATTGCGCTGGCGCCCTGCAATGGGATGAGTGCCAACGGACTGGTATCACGTGTGGCTGTCGGAGACTGCAGAAAGGCAAATGGGAATGCAATATCAATATGTATGGGTTCAACATCGGCAGATGTTGAAGGCAAAAACAATGAGATGCTTAAAAAATATCCTATAGTTGCCGTCAACGGTTGTCCGAACGGATGTGTCAACAAGATTTTGGAAAACAAGGGGATTGATGTGGCTGGTACTGTTGCAGTAAATGAGATTTTGGACGGCTATGAAGTATCTGCAAAAGACCCATTCAGATTGGATGATGAGGCAGAGGAATGCGTTAAAATAATTGCCGAAAAATTAAATAAAACAGTCGACGATTTGATTCTAAAAAGTTAATAGTGATGAACAATTAATATTACATTATGAATGTTGTAGTTTTAAATGCAAGTCCCAGAAAAAGGGGAAACACTGCACAGTTATCTAAAGTATGCAAGAATACCTCGACTTCTTAAGTCGAGGATGAATTGCACAAGGAGATGGCAAGAAATATTACTTTTCAAATGCTCTCTCATTTGATTTAAATATTACTAATAATTAAAATAATAGATAACAATCAACTTAATTCATTAAATTTTCAACGATAACCAAGTTGAAATAAAAAAATGATTTAAAAATGGATTGTTGAACCTTAGGGACTAGGGGGATAGCACGATAATCCTATACTCATTCGAGTATACAGCCCGTGAAGTAAGAATCCTCAACTTCCATAAGTTGAGGTAGTTCAATTAATTCTCCGGCTGTTGTGTATTTGACTCTTCCAAAAGACCATACCAAATGGTCAATCTATGACTTAGGCGGATTTGGAATGAGTCTGATGCTTGCAGCAACCGATTTGGGAGTGGATTCAATCCCTGCATATGAACTTGTCAAATATCCATATATCCTAAGGGATAATCTTCCAATACCAGAAGATGAAGACATCATCATGGGTATCGCACTTGGATACGAATCCGAAGAACATATCAATACCTATGAATCTCCTAGATTGGATTTGGATGAAATCTTAAAAATCAACTAATTTTTCATCTATTTTTTTATTTTATTTCTTTTTAACTTTTTTTTTAAAACTATCACTATATTTATAAATCAATTTAAACATATATTATTATATTATTAATTTATGAATTATGGTGTTTAAATGAGTGAGGATATTAAAAAAACCATTAGAGAATTACACATATACGAAAAGAAACTTTTAAAGGAACTGGAAGCTAATCCAAAAGCCACTCCTGATGAGATTGCACAAAATTCAGGTATGGACATCAAATCAGTAATGAGTGCTGCAGGATCACTTGCTTCAAAGGACATTATTGAAGTCGATAAGCAGGTCCAGGAAACCTATTCCCTGACTGAAGACGGTCTTGAATATGCAGAACACGGACTTCCTGAAAGGAAAATCCTCAATGCTTTGGCTAAAAAAAGAGAAATCGCAATGAAGGATTTGGCCAATGAAGCTGGAATTGACAAAAGGGAAACCGGTATCGCTCTTGGATGGTTACGTCAGAAAAATTGGGCTCAAATCGATAAGGGCGTAATTAACATCACTGACATCGGACTGGACTTTGTAGACAAGGCCGGTGTTGATGAAAAAGTACTTGATTACCTTAAGCTCAATGCTGATGGAGTTAAATTATTCACTGATGATTTAAGGGAAGGATTTAAAAAATTAACCGGTAGGAAAAATATCTTAAATGTTAAAAAAGAAACCTCACACTCATTTAAAATCTTGCCGAAAGGTGAAGAAATCCTGAAAGTCGGATTCACCATAAAAGAACAGGCTACTCAATTGACTCATGAACATTTAAAGAATGGTGAATGGAAAAGCCTCGAATATCGTCCATATGATATCAATGCAGAAGCACCATTGGTATTTGCAGGTAAAAAACACCCATTAAGGGAAATCATCGATGAGATAAGGGAAATCTTCTTGAACATGGGTTTTGTAGAGGACAACGGAGAATATGTCGAGTCTGCATTCTGGAACTTTGATTCCCTTTTCCAGCCACAGGACCACGCTGCCCGTGAAATGCAGGACACATTCTATCTCAAAAATCCTCTCACATGTGACCTGCCTGATGATGATTTGGTAAAGCTCACTGCTGAAACCCACGAAACCGGTGCCGATACAGGTTCAATAGGTTGGCAATATGACTGGGATTATGATGTTGCTCGCCAAAGTGTTTTGAGAACCCACACAACCGGAATTTCAACAAAACACCTCTTTGAACATGAACCTCCAATCAAAATGTTTTCAGTTGGAAGAGTGTTCAGAAGAGAAACTTTCGATTACAAACACTTGCCTGAGTTCCATCAGGTTGAAGGTCTTGTCTGCGGTGAAGGAATAAGCTATCAAAACCTTTTAGGTACCTTGAAGGAATTCTACAAAAAACTCGGATTTGAAGTAAGGTTCAGACCTGCATACTTCCCATACACATATCTTTCAACCGAGTCTGAAATCTATCTTGAAGAGAAAGGAAGCTGGATTGAGCTTGGTGGGGCAGGAATGTTCAGGCCTGAAGTATTAAAACCGTTAGGCATTAACCAGCCTGCACTTGCATTCGGTATGGGTATCGAAAGGCTTGCAATGATAAGATATGATGTTGAAGACATCCGTATGCTTTATAAAAGTGACATCAAGTGGCTTCGTGAAGTGCCTCTTGACAGGGGAGTTAGATTATAATGTCCATCAAGCTGGTTTCTTGGAATGTTAACGGTATCAGGGCAGTCTCTAAAAAGGATGAATTCTGGGACTGGTTTGACAATACCGATGCGGACATCATAAACTTTCAGGAAGTGCGTGCAACACAGGATAAGATTCCAAAGAAATTGGCTGACGTTGACGGATTTCACCAGTCATTCAATGAAGCTGAAAAGAAAGGATACAGCGGTGTTGGAACATACTCAAAAATCGAGCCCGTTGAGGTCATAAAGGGCCTGGGGGTTGAGGAACTTGACAGCGAAGGAAGGGTTTTAAGAATCGAGTATCCTGACTTCATTTTATATAATATCTATTTCCCAAACAGTGGAATGAATGCCAAAAGGCTTGATTTCAAGGTGGCATTCTGTGATGCTCTTTTAGAACAGCTCGTTGAACTTAAAAATCAGGGCAAAAATGTTGTAATCACTGGAGACTACAATATTGCACACCATCCTATTGATGTGTACAATCCTAAAAACTGTGAAGGAAAATCAGGATATCTTCCTGAAGAGCGTGCATGGTTGGATCAATTGGAGGAAGCCGGTTTTGTTGACACATTTAGAATGTTTGATGAGGGTGAAAACAACTTTACTTGGTGGAGTTACAGAACCAAGGCCCGTGACAGAAATGCCGGTTGGAGACTGGACTATTTCTATGTCAACGAGGAAATGAAGGATAATGTAAAATCAGCTGAAATATTGTCTGACATCTATGGTTCAGACCACTGTCCTGTAACTTTAGAATTAGAATTTTAATTGGTGATTAGAGGATTGTGTCCACATCACCAATATCATCAATAAGAGTTATATCTAACTTTTCTTTTTTTATGTAGTCCCTGTCCTCTTCGGTAACATCGGCGTTTAAAAGTATTGCGCGCATTCCGGCATTGACCGCTCCAAGTGCATCTGCCTTGAA
This region of uncultured Methanobrevibacter sp. genomic DNA includes:
- the hemB gene encoding porphobilinogen synthase; protein product: MQFPTTRMRRLRKNAKIRNIVRETKLEKDDLIYPIYFKEELEGDQKEEISSLPGEYRYSLDSGVEFAKQLEEKGLKSIIVFGIPKEEDKDEIATPDYSATGIVQKAVRRLKKETNLVVITDVCLCQYTSHGHCGMIVENDDTDDGIEILNDESLPYIAKVALSHAEAGADIVAPSDMMDGRVGAIRQCLDENGYTNVMIMSYSAKYASAFYEPFRVAACSSPHAGDRKSYQMDPANAVEAIRECELDVIEGCDFLMVKPALPYLDVVRMVRDEFMLPLVAYNVSGEYAMLMAAIEKGFLTERAITESLLSIKRAGADLIITNFAPYLLLNDVIE
- a CDS encoding triphosphoribosyl-dephospho-CoA synthase translates to MNPNEIAKIAQIASGLEVSGYPKPGNVHRTRDYDDMEFEDFIISGIVIGDTIREACSDVDIENPELGKYILQGVAETDRWIKNNTNLGIVMMTTPIAVAAAISDSFDDIRENVKLLMANTSVDDACDLYDAINIADAGGMGDQDEYDVASDNAKQELRENNQTMYDVLKISAPWDMLAREMTSDMPAVFEIGYPTYHELREQKTKNEACLLTFLTILSHVPDTLISRKYGDDEALKISMMTRDLLKMKDADDFIERVGEFDEYLFKNKYNPGTTADLTAASIFVSYLKSNFD
- a CDS encoding TetR/AcrR family transcriptional regulator: MNNKEKIFNVSIDLFSQFGYDGVSIRQIAREVGIKESSIYNHYKSKESILDSILEFYIAQMLSQDIPIEDTSANLDVGFDFFYQSGLDAFATHLKDDKMSKITRIILIESYHNEKINAFLKKRIIDDAVEGWVKLFDLMKFKELIREDADSRQLAESFYKYGMFLLYEHYIVNYPEDDNEFVERLCEKSKNHIELIYNSVRG
- a CDS encoding GNAT family N-acetyltransferase is translated as MEIRLENENDYREVEELVRDSFWNVYRPGAFEHYIVHHLRDDDSFIRSLAYVVETDNKIIGHINYSTGFIDYGGDKIDAVVLGPVSVDKKHQNNGVGSKLISFTLSLAESRKIPFVLVIGDENYYHRFGFESASNYGIFLEGTDTSDECPFFMINVFDESVLRNDLGIFHNPQVFDVDEKEVDEFDRQFEFKEKLVLDTQLKEL
- a CDS encoding flavodoxin family protein produces the protein MKYVIINGSPRRKNTWKMVEQAKKNLNGEFEEIHLMKEKIPLCNGCFKCIVEGEERCPHRDIIQPIVDKMKDADGIIIACPVYAMNVTALLKNFLDHTAYFYHRPEFFTKKALVVVSTAGAGQKDVAKYIDETLRHWGVNKVYKITYACGGKDSLDVKNINEVSQKFARDVESGKLHNPKFGDIVFFNVWKAMAFSKDPIKADREFWFNNDLASHDFAPEVKLNIAKRLFSKVMFFILKRVMK
- a CDS encoding DUF3795 domain-containing protein; this encodes MTNTFQRVDDLFSLCGLNCSLCPLIIRKNCPGCRAGSPCAVVCEFAPCSVEHGDLTYCFECEEYPCPKYDGVDEHDSLMSHRNQKTDMIKAKTMGIEKYHEEQLAKKEILDTLLRDYDNGRRDVFFCLAVNLLDIGDLKVILEKADESTRKMGLNDKSDYMKGLLLECGDKKGIELKLRRDGYYG
- a CDS encoding putative zinc-binding protein — translated: MAEKIALAPCNGMSANGLVSRVAVGDCRKANGNAISICMGSTSADVEGKNNEMLKKYPIVAVNGCPNGCVNKILENKGIDVAGTVAVNEILDGYEVSAKDPFRLDDEAEECVKIIAEKLNKTVDDLILKS
- a CDS encoding nitroreductase family protein — translated: MTLPKDHTKWSIYDLGGFGMSLMLAATDLGVDSIPAYELVKYPYILRDNLPIPEDEDIIMGIALGYESEEHINTYESPRLDLDEILKIN
- a CDS encoding phenylalanine--tRNA ligase subunit alpha; translation: MSEDIKKTIRELHIYEKKLLKELEANPKATPDEIAQNSGMDIKSVMSAAGSLASKDIIEVDKQVQETYSLTEDGLEYAEHGLPERKILNALAKKREIAMKDLANEAGIDKRETGIALGWLRQKNWAQIDKGVINITDIGLDFVDKAGVDEKVLDYLKLNADGVKLFTDDLREGFKKLTGRKNILNVKKETSHSFKILPKGEEILKVGFTIKEQATQLTHEHLKNGEWKSLEYRPYDINAEAPLVFAGKKHPLREIIDEIREIFLNMGFVEDNGEYVESAFWNFDSLFQPQDHAAREMQDTFYLKNPLTCDLPDDDLVKLTAETHETGADTGSIGWQYDWDYDVARQSVLRTHTTGISTKHLFEHEPPIKMFSVGRVFRRETFDYKHLPEFHQVEGLVCGEGISYQNLLGTLKEFYKKLGFEVRFRPAYFPYTYLSTESEIYLEEKGSWIELGGAGMFRPEVLKPLGINQPALAFGMGIERLAMIRYDVEDIRMLYKSDIKWLREVPLDRGVRL
- a CDS encoding exodeoxyribonuclease III yields the protein MSIKLVSWNVNGIRAVSKKDEFWDWFDNTDADIINFQEVRATQDKIPKKLADVDGFHQSFNEAEKKGYSGVGTYSKIEPVEVIKGLGVEELDSEGRVLRIEYPDFILYNIYFPNSGMNAKRLDFKVAFCDALLEQLVELKNQGKNVVITGDYNIAHHPIDVYNPKNCEGKSGYLPEERAWLDQLEEAGFVDTFRMFDEGENNFTWWSYRTKARDRNAGWRLDYFYVNEEMKDNVKSAEILSDIYGSDHCPVTLELEF